A stretch of DNA from Aspergillus flavus chromosome 3, complete sequence:
AGAAAGGCGGGAAAAGAATAGCAAACCTGACAACACGTAGATTCGGTCCCTGATGGACAAGCCGAAGAACATCCGTAACATGTCCGTCATTGCTCACGGTAGGTCCACTCCCATTGCTCTGTTTATAGCATACATTTTGCGCAACAAGTATGTACTAATATGCGGCCTCTTTGGCATACAGTCGATCACGGAAAGTCCACTCTGTCCGACTCCTTGGTTCAGCGTGCTGGTGTCATCGCCGCTGCCAAGGCTGGTGAGGCCCGTTTCATGGATACTCGTGCTGATGAGCAGGAGCGTGGTATTACTATCAAGTCCACTGCTATCACCCTGTACTCCAAGTTTGATGACCCCGAGGATCTCAAGGAGATCGAGCAGGGTCACGACGGCAACGAGTTCCTGATCAACTTGATTGACTCTCCCGGTCACGTTGACTTCTCCGCTGAGGTCACTGCCGCCCTTCGTGTCACCGACGGTGCCCTGGTCGTTGTCGACTCTGTCTCCGGCTCTTGTGTCCAGACCGAGACCGTCCTTCGCCAGGCTATTGCTGAGCGTATCAAGCCCGTTCTGATCATCAACAAGATTGATCGTTCTATGATGGAGCAGCAGCTCCCCAAGGAGGATCTTTACCAGAACTTCTGCCGTATCATCGAGACCGTCAACGTCACCATCGCTACCTACGAAGACAAGGTTCTGGGTAACGTCATGGTTCACGCCGAGAAGGGTACCGTTGCTTTCGGTTCCGGTCTCCAGGGCTGGGCTTTCACTGTTCGCCAGTTCGCCATCAGGTACGCTAAGAAGTTCGGTGTTGACCGTAAGAAGATGCTTGAACGTCTGTGGGGTGACAACTTCTTCAatcccaagaccaagaagtGGACTACCAAGAGCACTGATGCTGATGGCAAGCCTCTGGAGCGTGCTTTCAACCAATTCTGCTTGGACCCCATCTACAAGATCATCGACGCCGTCACTAACAACAAGAGGGATCAAATCACCACTCTCGTCGAGAAGCTTGAGATCAAGCTTACTAGCGAGGAGAAGGAGTATGAGGGCAAACTGCTCCTCAAGACCATCATGCGCAAGTTCTTGCCTGCCGCCGATGCTATGTTGGAAATGATCTGTATCCATCTGCCTTCTCCCGTTACTGCCCAGAAGTACCGTGCTGAGACTCTGTACGAGGGTCCTCACGATGACGAAGCCTTCAACGCCATCAAGGATTGTAAGGCTGGTTCCAAGGAGGACCCCGCTCCCCTGATGCTCTACGTCTCTAAGATGGTGCCCACTTCCGACAAGGGTCGTTTCTATGCTTTCGGCCGTGTCTACTCGGGTATCGTCAGGTCCGGTCTCCAAGTCCGTATCCAGGGTCCTAACTACACCCCTGGCAAGAAGGAGGACCTGTtcatcaagaagatccagcGTACTGTTCTGATGATGGGCGGTAAGACTGAAGCCATTGACGACGTTCCCTGCGGTAACATCGTTGGTCTGGTTGGTGTTGACCAGTTCTTGCTCAAGTCTGGTACCCTCACCACCTCCGAAACCGCTCACAACCTCAAGGTCATGAAGTTCTCCATCTCTCCCGTCGTGCAGCGTTCCGTTGAGGTCAAGAACGCCGCAGATCTTCCCAAGCTTGTCGAGGGTCTTAAGCGTCTGTCCAAGTCCGATCCTTGTGTTCTGACCATGATTAACGAGTCTGGAGAGCACGTTgttgctggtgctggtgagTTGCATCTTGAGATTTGCTTGAAGGATCTCGAGGAAGATCACGCCGGTGTTCCCCTCAAGATTTCCGACCCTGTTGTCTCTTACCGTGAGTCCGTCTCTGGCAAGTCCAGCATGACTGCTCTCTCCAAGTCTCCCAACAAGCACAACCGTCTCTATGTCACTGCCGAGCCAATTGAGGAAGAATGTGCTCTTGCCATTGAGGCCGGCAAGATCAACCCCCGTGACGATTTCAAGACTCGTGCCCGTCTCATGGCTGATGACTATGGCTGGGATGTCACCGATGCCCGTAAGATCTGGACCTTCGGTCCCGACACCACCGGTGCCAACTTGCTGGTTGACCAGACCAAGGCCGTCCAGTACCTTAACGAAATCAAGGATTCTGTCGTCTCTGGTTTCCAGTGGGCTACTCGTGAGGGTCCTGTTGCTGAGGAGCCCATGCGTGCTGTCCGCTTCAACATTCTCGATGTCACCCTTCACGCTGATGCTATCCACCGTGGTGGTGGTCAGATCATCCCCACTGCTCGTCGTGTCCTGTACGCCGCTCAGTTGCTTGCAGACCCCAGTCTCTTGGAGCCTATCTTCAATGTTGAAATCCAGGTTAACGAGAACGCTATGGGTGGTATCTACGGTGTCCTTACCCGTCGTCGTGGTCACGTTTACGCCGAGGAGCAGAGACCCGGTACCCCTATCTACACCATCAAAGCCTACCTCCCTGTCAACGAGTCATTCGGTTTCACCGGCGACCTCCGCGCGGCCACCGGTGGTCAGGCCTTCCCTCAGTCCGTCTTCGACCACTGGGCAGTTCTTCCTGGTGGTTCTCCTCTTGATGTCACCACTAAGCCTGGTCAGGTCGTTACTGAGATGCGTAAGCGCAAGGGTCTCAAGGAAGTGGTTCCTGGATACGAGAACGTAAGTCCTTGATTCTACCCAAATCCTTTAAAGTCAGGATGCTAACAGTTCTGCACAGTACTACGACAAGCTGTAAACTCGTTGATTGCAATACTATTCTTATGAGATCGACGAACACAATACAGTGTCTATGCTAGGGCCGACACCcaaaaattcaaaataaaGTGCAACAGCTGAATGTCGTATGTGGATCTTCGACCACTAGAAGTAGAATCCAGGAGTGCATCTGCTATTGCTTTTCATCATCTATAGTTACGTTTACGAATGCGAGGGTTTTTACATGGTTCACTTACGATTTCACTGGTTGGACTCAATATTTAAATTGTAGCTCCCAAGTTCAAATCTTTCCACCACAGCCCTCGTAGCATCATTGTAGCGTCCTTTAGCCAGCCGTCCCTACAAGTAGCAAACCCAATGTCCACAACTACTAGAAATAGCGAAGCCGCACGTGTGCTGCATCATGGTGTCATGCAGAAATGCCAGTAACTATCACGTGATCTTTCCGTCATCCGCGTCGCCTCGCGTTTCCCCGGCTTGTTCTGTCCGCAAAGCTCTTATTATGTCCCCTCACTCTGACCTCTACATCATGGCCTGAGTATACTTTGGTCTGTCTGATTTGAGAAGCGCCATATTCCGCTATTTTTCACTTGCGCTATTTGAATTGTTATCATCACCGGGCACCGTAGCTCAGCTTCAGCTGGACTCGTTCGGGCCTTCAATTACTCTTAGCTACGACGCAGGACTGCAAAAGGCGACAAAGGCTGGGATAGATTGTGGGGTTAACATTACGTTGCTGTGCAGCACCATGAAGTTCTCAGAAAGCGAAGCCGCAGAGGTGAAGACTTGGGTGGTGCGCAAACTGGAAGACATGTAAGACTCTTTTACCATCGCGCGAGCTCAATCCTCCGTTGTTCCTTCGCTGTGCCCTTGTCTAGTGGTTTATGAAACTAATATAAACGAATTGGTGACTATGGT
This window harbors:
- a CDS encoding putative translation elongation factor EF-2 subunit (elongation factor 2), whose protein sequence is MVNFTIEEIRSLMDKPKNIRNMSVIAHVDHGKSTLSDSLVQRAGVIAAAKAGEARFMDTRADEQERGITIKSTAITLYSKFDDPEDLKEIEQGHDGNEFLINLIDSPGHVDFSAEVTAALRVTDGALVVVDSVSGSCVQTETVLRQAIAERIKPVLIINKIDRSMMEQQLPKEDLYQNFCRIIETVNVTIATYEDKVLGNVMVHAEKGTVAFGSGLQGWAFTVRQFAIRYAKKFGVDRKKMLERLWGDNFFNPKTKKWTTKSTDADGKPLERAFNQFCLDPIYKIIDAVTNNKRDQITTLVEKLEIKLTSEEKEYEGKLLLKTIMRKFLPAADAMLEMICIHLPSPVTAQKYRAETLYEGPHDDEAFNAIKDCKAGSKEDPAPLMLYVSKMVPTSDKGRFYAFGRVYSGIVRSGLQVRIQGPNYTPGKKEDLFIKKIQRTVLMMGGKTEAIDDVPCGNIVGLVGVDQFLLKSGTLTTSETAHNLKVMKFSISPVVQRSVEVKNAADLPKLVEGLKRLSKSDPCVLTMINESGEHVVAGAGELHLEICLKDLEEDHAGVPLKISDPVVSYRESVSGKSSMTALSKSPNKHNRLYVTAEPIEEECALAIEAGKINPRDDFKTRARLMADDYGWDVTDARKIWTFGPDTTGANLLVDQTKAVQYLNEIKDSVVSGFQWATREGPVAEEPMRAVRFNILDVTLHADAIHRGGGQIIPTARRVLYAAQLLADPSLLEPIFNVEIQVNENAMGGIYGVLTRRRGHVYAEEQRPGTPIYTIKAYLPVNESFGFTGDLRAATGGQAFPQSVFDHWAVLPGGSPLDVTTKPGQVVTEMRKRKGLKEVVPGYENYYDKL